The following proteins are encoded in a genomic region of Reichenbachiella sp.:
- a CDS encoding RNA polymerase sigma factor encodes MEIGNKDIHYHLVEAAKRSDQAAQFELYNLYVKAMLNVSYRIVNDRDEAEDVIQEAFVNVFKNINKYRGESTFGAWVKRIVVNASINVLKKRKLDLVEMDQAGGEIDESFVEDEESLSLPAIKSAIMQLPEGFRAVLTLYLLEGYDHKEIGTVLGITESTSKSQFNRAKKKLREILKERYQYER; translated from the coding sequence TTGGAAATAGGAAATAAGGACATTCATTATCATTTGGTCGAAGCGGCAAAACGCAGCGATCAGGCCGCTCAATTTGAGCTTTACAATTTGTATGTAAAGGCGATGTTGAACGTGAGCTATCGTATAGTGAATGATCGTGATGAGGCTGAGGACGTGATTCAGGAGGCGTTTGTAAATGTGTTTAAAAACATTAACAAATACCGCGGTGAATCCACTTTTGGTGCTTGGGTAAAGAGGATTGTGGTCAATGCATCCATTAACGTACTCAAGAAACGAAAATTGGATTTAGTTGAAATGGATCAAGCCGGCGGAGAGATTGATGAGTCATTTGTAGAAGATGAGGAATCGTTGAGCTTGCCAGCTATTAAGTCAGCCATCATGCAATTGCCAGAAGGTTTTAGAGCAGTCTTGACTCTTTATTTATTGGAAGGCTATGATCATAAGGAAATAGGAACAGTATTGGGCATTACAGAATCGACTTCTAAATCGCAGTTCAATAGAGCCAAGAAAAAATTGAGAGAGATTTTAAAAGAAAGGTATCAATATGAAAGATAG
- a CDS encoding metallophosphoesterase, with protein sequence MSNFSNTGKLLIYSLYWSLTIFSFAALVVFGSVDPTKYHNLRTFLATAVFMNILGKLTAGLFVFADDIVRLGKYAYQGLFQNGVPNPSTENGISRSEFLSKSALVAGALPVAAMSYGILSGAYDYRVRRRTITLPNLPKAFDGIRIAQLSDIHSGSFYNKTAVKGGIDLLNAEKPDLFLFTGDLVNNESKEVKDYLDIFSKVKASAGKYSILGNHDYGDYKAWGSQQAKKKNLEELVQSHKEMGWDILLNEYRYVEVDGERLAIMGVENWGARGFAKYGDLNETAKHVEADTKILLSHDPSHWDAQIRPDHSDIDLTLSGHTHGFQFGIEIGNFRWSPSQYLYKQWADLYTEGNQHLYVNRGFGFLGYPGRVGILPEITILELKRA encoded by the coding sequence GTGAGCAATTTTTCCAATACGGGAAAATTATTAATCTATTCCCTTTATTGGTCGTTGACCATATTCTCCTTCGCGGCACTGGTGGTCTTTGGTAGCGTAGATCCTACGAAATATCACAACCTAAGAACCTTTCTAGCCACAGCGGTTTTTATGAACATTCTTGGGAAGCTTACTGCAGGCTTATTTGTATTTGCTGACGATATTGTGAGATTAGGAAAATATGCCTATCAGGGGTTGTTCCAAAATGGAGTTCCTAACCCTTCAACCGAAAACGGTATATCTCGTTCGGAATTTTTATCCAAGTCAGCCTTGGTGGCAGGAGCTCTACCAGTAGCAGCCATGAGCTACGGTATTTTGTCGGGGGCGTACGACTATAGAGTGAGACGGCGAACCATTACGCTTCCAAATCTACCCAAAGCATTCGATGGCATTAGAATTGCTCAGTTGTCCGACATCCATAGTGGAAGTTTTTATAATAAAACAGCCGTAAAAGGAGGAATTGATTTATTGAACGCGGAGAAGCCTGATCTCTTTTTATTTACAGGCGATTTGGTCAACAACGAATCGAAAGAAGTAAAAGATTACCTCGATATATTTTCCAAAGTAAAGGCAAGTGCGGGTAAGTATTCCATTTTAGGGAATCATGATTATGGTGACTATAAGGCTTGGGGATCGCAGCAGGCGAAGAAGAAGAACCTTGAGGAATTAGTGCAGTCTCATAAAGAGATGGGTTGGGATATATTGCTCAACGAATACCGATATGTAGAGGTGGATGGAGAAAGGTTAGCCATCATGGGTGTGGAAAACTGGGGAGCCAGAGGATTTGCCAAATATGGCGATCTAAATGAGACTGCAAAACATGTTGAGGCTGACACTAAAATATTATTATCTCACGATCCAAGTCATTGGGATGCTCAGATCCGACCAGACCATAGTGATATTGACCTTACACTTTCAGGGCATACACATGGATTTCAGTTTGGAATAGAAATAGGCAACTTCCGTTGGAGTCCCTCTCAATATTTGTATAAGCAGTGGGCTGATTTGTATACAGAAGGAAACCAACATCTGTATGTCAACAGAGGTTTTGGTTTTTTGGGTTACCCAGGGAGGGTTGGGATATTACCTGAGATAACTATATTGGAGTTGAAAAGAGCCTAG